Proteins encoded within one genomic window of Platichthys flesus chromosome 17, fPlaFle2.1, whole genome shotgun sequence:
- the LOC133972168 gene encoding BCL2/adenovirus E1B 19 kDa protein-interacting protein 2-like isoform X1 has translation MTDTTQSTDTIDTTTTDTTNTTTAAADTCTTTTNTTTDITTTDTTTVAACCTSATTTTSPDEPDEEETERETPTDEEKAGDDEQLCDVLTGATEDESQQKSSTATRDKPDPPSTLLLSGLGPKKKRVLAAPALSLSLGRSESTVSDDFPSGFLSPSPEDHDDTGLDLDLDGMETPSDSESLLFPIYDLDLEDDLRRLGVASHRHQPIGTRPVRSDLSELGALEREDVVDSQGTRWRCFSTGDPPQESRVDMSVLEPFLRVLSHGGYYGDGMNDIIVFSSCYLPQNRLKNYTYVMDNLFRYVVGTLDLMVAENYVMVYLCAGGQRDKLPEFSWLRECYTTVHRRLRKNLKGFHVVHPTWYIKALITIIKPFIRSVTLLFITATVSVVNSTSCSSLPVPQLQVQQEVAVRQQSSGTFGFHPDSTRSDSRLRSSVRSESVQVKLSTSSSYPAGGAPVLREILSTSSKQC, from the exons ATGACTGATACCACTCAAAGTACTGATACCATTGATACTACTACAACTGACACTACCaatactactactgctgctgctgacacttGTACTACTACAACCAATACGACTACAGATATAACTACCACAGATACTACGACAGTAGCTGCTTGTTGTACATCAGCTACCACTACAACTTCTCCTGATGAACCAG atgaggaggagacggagagagagacgccCACCGATGAAGAGAAAG CAGGTGATGATGAGCAGCTGTGTGATGTCCTCACAG GAGCAACAGAGGACGAGTCTCAGCAGAAGTCCTCGACTGCGACGAGAGACAAACCAG ATCCTCCCAGCACTCTGCTGTTGTCAGGGTTGGGtccaaagaagaagagagtgCTGGCGGCTCCggctctcagtctgtctctag GCCGCAGTGAGTCCACCGTCTCTGACGACTTCCCCTCGggcttcctctccccctcccctgaaGACCACGATGACACCGGGCTCGACCTCGATCTAGACGGCATGGAAACACCCTCCGACAGCGAATCACTGCTCTTCCCCATCTACGACTTGGATCTGgaag ACGACCTGCGACGTCTTGGCGTGGCGTCCCACCGTCACCAGCCCATCGGAACCAGGCCTGTCAGGTCGGACCTGAGTGAACTGGGAGCTCTGGAGAGGGAGGACGTGGTGGACAGTCAGGgcaccaggtggcgctgtttCTCCACAGGTGACCCTCCCCAGGAGAGCCGGGTCGACATGAGCGTCCTGGAGCCGTTTCTCAGAGTTCTGTCTCACGGAG GTTACTATGGAGACGGTATGAATGACATCatcgtcttctcctcctgttaCCTGCCACAGAACCGTCTGAAGAACTACACGTATGTGATGGACAATCTGTTCAG gtaTGTTGTGGGGACACTGGATCTGATGGTTGCTGAAAACTATGTGATGGTTTATCTTTGTGCTGGAGGACAAAGAGACAAACTCCCAGAGTTCAGTTGGCTCCGAGAGTGTTACACCACCGTCCACAGGAG GTTGAGGAAGAACCTGAAAGGTTTCCACGTGGTTCATCCCACCTGGTACATTAAAGCtctcatcaccatcatcaaaCCCTTCATCAGGTCAgtcaccctcctcttcatcactgctaCTGTCTCAGTAGTaaactccacttcctgttcctcacttcctgttcctcagCTCCAAGTTCAGCAGGAAGTTGCAGTTCGTCAACAGTCTTCAGGAACTTTCGGATTTCATCCCGACTCAACACGTTCAGATTCCAGACTGCGTTCGAGT GTACGATCAGAATCTGTCCAGGTGAAACTCAGCACGTCCTCTTCatatccagcagggggcgctccaGTGCTCAGGGAGATTCTCAGCACGTCTTCTAAACAGTGTTAA
- the LOC133972168 gene encoding BCL2/adenovirus E1B 19 kDa protein-interacting protein 2-like isoform X4, producing the protein MTDTTQSTDTIDTTTTDTTNTTTAAADTCTTTTNTTTDITTTDTTTVAACCTSATTTTSPDEPDEEETERETPTDEEKAGDDEQLCDVLTGATEDESQQKSSTATRDKPDPPSTLLLSGLGPKKKRVLAAPALSLSLGRSESTVSDDFPSGFLSPSPEDHDDTGLDLDLDGMETPSDSESLLFPIYDLDLEDDLRRLGVASHRHQPIGTRPVRSDLSELGALEREDVVDSQGTRWRCFSTGDPPQESRVDMSVLEPFLRVLSHGGYYGDGMNDIIVFSSCYLPQNRLKNYTYVMDNLFRYVVGTLDLMVAENYVMVYLCAGGQRDKLPEFSWLRECYTTVHRRLRKNLKGFHVVHPTWYIKALITIIKPFISSKFSRKLQFVNSLQELSDFIPTQHVQIPDCVRVYDQNLSR; encoded by the exons ATGACTGATACCACTCAAAGTACTGATACCATTGATACTACTACAACTGACACTACCaatactactactgctgctgctgacacttGTACTACTACAACCAATACGACTACAGATATAACTACCACAGATACTACGACAGTAGCTGCTTGTTGTACATCAGCTACCACTACAACTTCTCCTGATGAACCAG atgaggaggagacggagagagagacgccCACCGATGAAGAGAAAG CAGGTGATGATGAGCAGCTGTGTGATGTCCTCACAG GAGCAACAGAGGACGAGTCTCAGCAGAAGTCCTCGACTGCGACGAGAGACAAACCAG ATCCTCCCAGCACTCTGCTGTTGTCAGGGTTGGGtccaaagaagaagagagtgCTGGCGGCTCCggctctcagtctgtctctag GCCGCAGTGAGTCCACCGTCTCTGACGACTTCCCCTCGggcttcctctccccctcccctgaaGACCACGATGACACCGGGCTCGACCTCGATCTAGACGGCATGGAAACACCCTCCGACAGCGAATCACTGCTCTTCCCCATCTACGACTTGGATCTGgaag ACGACCTGCGACGTCTTGGCGTGGCGTCCCACCGTCACCAGCCCATCGGAACCAGGCCTGTCAGGTCGGACCTGAGTGAACTGGGAGCTCTGGAGAGGGAGGACGTGGTGGACAGTCAGGgcaccaggtggcgctgtttCTCCACAGGTGACCCTCCCCAGGAGAGCCGGGTCGACATGAGCGTCCTGGAGCCGTTTCTCAGAGTTCTGTCTCACGGAG GTTACTATGGAGACGGTATGAATGACATCatcgtcttctcctcctgttaCCTGCCACAGAACCGTCTGAAGAACTACACGTATGTGATGGACAATCTGTTCAG gtaTGTTGTGGGGACACTGGATCTGATGGTTGCTGAAAACTATGTGATGGTTTATCTTTGTGCTGGAGGACAAAGAGACAAACTCCCAGAGTTCAGTTGGCTCCGAGAGTGTTACACCACCGTCCACAGGAG GTTGAGGAAGAACCTGAAAGGTTTCCACGTGGTTCATCCCACCTGGTACATTAAAGCtctcatcaccatcatcaaaCCCTTCATCAG CTCCAAGTTCAGCAGGAAGTTGCAGTTCGTCAACAGTCTTCAGGAACTTTCGGATTTCATCCCGACTCAACACGTTCAGATTCCAGACTGCGTTCGAGT GTACGATCAGAATCTGTCCAGGTGA
- the LOC133972168 gene encoding BCL2/adenovirus E1B 19 kDa protein-interacting protein 2-like isoform X2, whose protein sequence is MTDTTQSTDTIDTTTTDTTNTTTAAADTCTTTTNTTTDITTTDTTTVAACCTSATTTTSPDEPDEEETERETPTDEEKGDDEQLCDVLTGATEDESQQKSSTATRDKPDPPSTLLLSGLGPKKKRVLAAPALSLSLGRSESTVSDDFPSGFLSPSPEDHDDTGLDLDLDGMETPSDSESLLFPIYDLDLEDDLRRLGVASHRHQPIGTRPVRSDLSELGALEREDVVDSQGTRWRCFSTGDPPQESRVDMSVLEPFLRVLSHGGYYGDGMNDIIVFSSCYLPQNRLKNYTYVMDNLFRYVVGTLDLMVAENYVMVYLCAGGQRDKLPEFSWLRECYTTVHRRLRKNLKGFHVVHPTWYIKALITIIKPFIRSVTLLFITATVSVVNSTSCSSLPVPQLQVQQEVAVRQQSSGTFGFHPDSTRSDSRLRSSVRSESVQVKLSTSSSYPAGGAPVLREILSTSSKQC, encoded by the exons ATGACTGATACCACTCAAAGTACTGATACCATTGATACTACTACAACTGACACTACCaatactactactgctgctgctgacacttGTACTACTACAACCAATACGACTACAGATATAACTACCACAGATACTACGACAGTAGCTGCTTGTTGTACATCAGCTACCACTACAACTTCTCCTGATGAACCAG atgaggaggagacggagagagagacgccCACCGATGAAGAGAAAG GTGATGATGAGCAGCTGTGTGATGTCCTCACAG GAGCAACAGAGGACGAGTCTCAGCAGAAGTCCTCGACTGCGACGAGAGACAAACCAG ATCCTCCCAGCACTCTGCTGTTGTCAGGGTTGGGtccaaagaagaagagagtgCTGGCGGCTCCggctctcagtctgtctctag GCCGCAGTGAGTCCACCGTCTCTGACGACTTCCCCTCGggcttcctctccccctcccctgaaGACCACGATGACACCGGGCTCGACCTCGATCTAGACGGCATGGAAACACCCTCCGACAGCGAATCACTGCTCTTCCCCATCTACGACTTGGATCTGgaag ACGACCTGCGACGTCTTGGCGTGGCGTCCCACCGTCACCAGCCCATCGGAACCAGGCCTGTCAGGTCGGACCTGAGTGAACTGGGAGCTCTGGAGAGGGAGGACGTGGTGGACAGTCAGGgcaccaggtggcgctgtttCTCCACAGGTGACCCTCCCCAGGAGAGCCGGGTCGACATGAGCGTCCTGGAGCCGTTTCTCAGAGTTCTGTCTCACGGAG GTTACTATGGAGACGGTATGAATGACATCatcgtcttctcctcctgttaCCTGCCACAGAACCGTCTGAAGAACTACACGTATGTGATGGACAATCTGTTCAG gtaTGTTGTGGGGACACTGGATCTGATGGTTGCTGAAAACTATGTGATGGTTTATCTTTGTGCTGGAGGACAAAGAGACAAACTCCCAGAGTTCAGTTGGCTCCGAGAGTGTTACACCACCGTCCACAGGAG GTTGAGGAAGAACCTGAAAGGTTTCCACGTGGTTCATCCCACCTGGTACATTAAAGCtctcatcaccatcatcaaaCCCTTCATCAGGTCAgtcaccctcctcttcatcactgctaCTGTCTCAGTAGTaaactccacttcctgttcctcacttcctgttcctcagCTCCAAGTTCAGCAGGAAGTTGCAGTTCGTCAACAGTCTTCAGGAACTTTCGGATTTCATCCCGACTCAACACGTTCAGATTCCAGACTGCGTTCGAGT GTACGATCAGAATCTGTCCAGGTGAAACTCAGCACGTCCTCTTCatatccagcagggggcgctccaGTGCTCAGGGAGATTCTCAGCACGTCTTCTAAACAGTGTTAA
- the LOC133972168 gene encoding BCL2/adenovirus E1B 19 kDa protein-interacting protein 2-like isoform X3 gives MTDTTQNITTTDTTTVAACCTSATTTTSPDEPDEEETERETPTDEEKAGDDEQLCDVLTGATEDESQQKSSTATRDKPDPPSTLLLSGLGPKKKRVLAAPALSLSLGRSESTVSDDFPSGFLSPSPEDHDDTGLDLDLDGMETPSDSESLLFPIYDLDLEDDLRRLGVASHRHQPIGTRPVRSDLSELGALEREDVVDSQGTRWRCFSTGDPPQESRVDMSVLEPFLRVLSHGGYYGDGMNDIIVFSSCYLPQNRLKNYTYVMDNLFRYVVGTLDLMVAENYVMVYLCAGGQRDKLPEFSWLRECYTTVHRRLRKNLKGFHVVHPTWYIKALITIIKPFIRSVTLLFITATVSVVNSTSCSSLPVPQLQVQQEVAVRQQSSGTFGFHPDSTRSDSRLRSSVRSESVQVKLSTSSSYPAGGAPVLREILSTSSKQC, from the exons ATGACTGATACCACTCAAA ATATAACTACCACAGATACTACGACAGTAGCTGCTTGTTGTACATCAGCTACCACTACAACTTCTCCTGATGAACCAG atgaggaggagacggagagagagacgccCACCGATGAAGAGAAAG CAGGTGATGATGAGCAGCTGTGTGATGTCCTCACAG GAGCAACAGAGGACGAGTCTCAGCAGAAGTCCTCGACTGCGACGAGAGACAAACCAG ATCCTCCCAGCACTCTGCTGTTGTCAGGGTTGGGtccaaagaagaagagagtgCTGGCGGCTCCggctctcagtctgtctctag GCCGCAGTGAGTCCACCGTCTCTGACGACTTCCCCTCGggcttcctctccccctcccctgaaGACCACGATGACACCGGGCTCGACCTCGATCTAGACGGCATGGAAACACCCTCCGACAGCGAATCACTGCTCTTCCCCATCTACGACTTGGATCTGgaag ACGACCTGCGACGTCTTGGCGTGGCGTCCCACCGTCACCAGCCCATCGGAACCAGGCCTGTCAGGTCGGACCTGAGTGAACTGGGAGCTCTGGAGAGGGAGGACGTGGTGGACAGTCAGGgcaccaggtggcgctgtttCTCCACAGGTGACCCTCCCCAGGAGAGCCGGGTCGACATGAGCGTCCTGGAGCCGTTTCTCAGAGTTCTGTCTCACGGAG GTTACTATGGAGACGGTATGAATGACATCatcgtcttctcctcctgttaCCTGCCACAGAACCGTCTGAAGAACTACACGTATGTGATGGACAATCTGTTCAG gtaTGTTGTGGGGACACTGGATCTGATGGTTGCTGAAAACTATGTGATGGTTTATCTTTGTGCTGGAGGACAAAGAGACAAACTCCCAGAGTTCAGTTGGCTCCGAGAGTGTTACACCACCGTCCACAGGAG GTTGAGGAAGAACCTGAAAGGTTTCCACGTGGTTCATCCCACCTGGTACATTAAAGCtctcatcaccatcatcaaaCCCTTCATCAGGTCAgtcaccctcctcttcatcactgctaCTGTCTCAGTAGTaaactccacttcctgttcctcacttcctgttcctcagCTCCAAGTTCAGCAGGAAGTTGCAGTTCGTCAACAGTCTTCAGGAACTTTCGGATTTCATCCCGACTCAACACGTTCAGATTCCAGACTGCGTTCGAGT GTACGATCAGAATCTGTCCAGGTGAAACTCAGCACGTCCTCTTCatatccagcagggggcgctccaGTGCTCAGGGAGATTCTCAGCACGTCTTCTAAACAGTGTTAA
- the cdc42se1 gene encoding CDC42 small effector protein 1, giving the protein MPQDYHQAAALHPACRAAAESSSMSDFWHKMGCCVVAKPTPKKKRRKIDRTMIGEPTNFIHLTHIGSGEMAEGLQPSGSVQEQMRSKGQSMNNRDSLL; this is encoded by the exons ATGCCCCAGGATTACCATcaggctgcagctcttcatccGGCCTGCAGAGcggcagcagagagcagcagcatgagCGACTTCTGGCATAAGATGGGCTGCTGCGTGGTGGCTAAACCAACACCT aagaagaagaggaggaagatcgATCGCACGATGATCGGAGAGCCGACAAACTTCATCCACCTCACACACATCGGCTCTGGAGAGATGGCAGAGGGTCTGCAGccg tCAGGGTCGGTTCAGGAGCAGATGAGGTCCAAAGGCCAGAGCATGAACAACAGGGACAGCCTGTTATag
- the mllt11 gene encoding protein AF1q, producing MKKSSSQYESFLFWRQPIPSLDLSQLEDLGVTDGQSTNGRKGKDKPSKLRRQDEETKLQEFSSFNYWRSPVAEVDALLADLNLLL from the exons ATGAAGAAGTCAAGCAGCCAATACGAGTCCTTCCTCTTCTGGAGGCAGCCAATCCCATCCCTCGATCTGTCCCAGCTGGAGGATCTAGGTGTGACTGACGGTCAGTCGACCAATGgcagaaaaggaaaagacaagCCGTCCAAACTTAGGCGTCAggatgaggag ACGAAGCTTCAGGAGTTTTCCTCCTTTAACTACTGGAGATCTCCAGTCGCTGAGGTGGACGCTCTGCTCGCCGAcctcaacctgctgctgtga
- the gabpb2a gene encoding GA-binding protein subunit beta-2a isoform X1 — protein MNQMSLVDLGKRLLEAARKGQDDEVRNLMANGAPFTTDWLGTSPLHLAAQHGHYSTADVLLRAGVSRDARTKVDRTPLHMAAAEGHTIIVELLVRSGADINAKDMLKMTALHWAAQHGHHGVAETLIKHGADVHSLSKFDKTPFDIAVDIQNTDLMLQLQEGMQNQVNMNQVSMNVETSSTTNQQQFIIQGIPSLQGGVVNLAELLNKANAGMTSLTLIRTRTDTHTLTPGRDVAVSGDSEEAMAASALDSNIQHATVVNEGGQRVITIVTDQHGNLQTTGGMSQPFFVTMQHGQQMLAVPANAVTEEVVTEEPHPPPSRKRKLEVTNNHNDSGETELLQRQLLEANRKAQEYRQQLMHKEQEAEEYRIKLEAMSQSQANRIGVNTVTLTADGAANAAASPEEVVGGDEDEEEGAASMVEEEGEMVVLPDGGIIMEGEEGQVTLVEAGGETTEVSS, from the exons ATGAACCAG ATGTCGTTGGTGGACCTCGGAAAGCGTCTGCTGGAGGCGGCTCGTAAAGGGCAGGACGATGAGGTCAGAAACCTGATGGCCAACGGAGCGCCGTTCACCACCGACTGG TTAGGGACGTCCCCCCTCCACCTGGCCGCTCAGCACGGTCATTACTCCACTGCCGACGTCCTGCTCAGGGCCGGCGTCAGCAGGGACGCCCGCACCAAGGTGGACCGGACGCCGCTGCACATGGCCGCCGCAGAGGGACACACCATCATCGTGGAGCTGCTGGTCCGA AGCGGCGCAGACATCAACGCCAAAGACATGCTGAAGATGACGGCGCTGCACTGGGCGGCGCAGCACGGGCACCACGGCGTGGCCGAGACGCTCATCAAGCACGGAGCCGACGTGCACTCGCTCAGCAAGTTCGACAAGACGCCGTTCGACATCGCTGTCGACATCCAGAACACCGacctgatgctgcagctgcag gaggGCATGCAGAACCAGGTGAACATGAACCAGGTGAGTATGAATGTGGAGACGAGCTCCACCACCAACCAACAGCAGTTCATCATCCAGGGGATACCTTCCTTACAGGGGGGCGTGGTCAACCTGGCAGAGCTGCTCAACAAGGCCAATGCAGGTATGACATCACTCACACTcatacgcacacgcacagacacacacacactcacacccggACGTGATGTTGCTGTTTCAGGAGATTCAGAGGAGGCGATGGCGGCCAGCGCTCTGGACTCGAACATCCAACACGCCACGGTGGTCAACGAGGGCGGTCAGAGGGTCATCACCATCGTCACGGACCAGCATGGCAACCTGCAGACCACTGGAGGGATGTCTCAGCCCTTCTTCGTGACCATGCAGCACGGACAACAGA TGCTGGCGGTGCCGGCCAACGCAGTGACGGAGGAGGTGGTGACGGAGGAGCCGCACCCCCCACCCAGCCggaagaggaagctggaggtaACCAACAACCACAACGACAGCGGAGAGACG gagtTATTGCAGAGGCAGCTGCTGGAGGCCAACAGGAAGGCGCAGGAATACCGACAGCAGCTGATGCATAAAGAGCAGGAGGCCGAGGAGTACCGCATCAAACTGGAGGCCATGTCCCAGAGTCAGGCCAACCGGATCGGTGTCAACACCGTCACCCTGACCGCTGACGGCGCCGCCAACGCTGCGGCCAGCCcggaggaggtggtgggaggagatgaagacgaagaggagggagctgccagcatggtggaggaggagggcgagatGGTTGTGCTGCCGGATGGAGGCATCATcatggagggggaggagggtcaGGTGACGCTTGTGGAGGCAGGGGGTGAAACAACGGAGGTCAGCTCCTAA
- the gabpb2a gene encoding GA-binding protein subunit beta-2a isoform X3, producing the protein MNQMSLVDLGKRLLEAARKGQDDEVRNLMANGAPFTTDWLGTSPLHLAAQHGHYSTADVLLRAGVSRDARTKVDRTPLHMAAAEGHTIIVELLVRSGADINAKDMLKMTALHWAAQHGHHGVAETLIKHGADVHSLSKFDKTPFDIAVDIQNTDLMLQLQEGMQNQVNMNQVSMNVETSSTTNQQQFIIQGIPSLQGGVVNLAELLNKANAGDSEEAMAASALDSNIQHATVVNEGGQRVITIVTDQHGNLQTTGGMSQPFFVTMQHGQQMLAVPANAVTEEVVTEEPHPPPSRKRKLEVTNNHNDSGETELLQRQLLEANRKAQEYRQQLMHKEQEAEEYRIKLEAMSQSQANRIGVNTVTLTADGAANAAASPEEVVGGDEDEEEGAASMVEEEGEMVVLPDGGIIMEGEEGQVTLVEAGGETTEVSS; encoded by the exons ATGAACCAG ATGTCGTTGGTGGACCTCGGAAAGCGTCTGCTGGAGGCGGCTCGTAAAGGGCAGGACGATGAGGTCAGAAACCTGATGGCCAACGGAGCGCCGTTCACCACCGACTGG TTAGGGACGTCCCCCCTCCACCTGGCCGCTCAGCACGGTCATTACTCCACTGCCGACGTCCTGCTCAGGGCCGGCGTCAGCAGGGACGCCCGCACCAAGGTGGACCGGACGCCGCTGCACATGGCCGCCGCAGAGGGACACACCATCATCGTGGAGCTGCTGGTCCGA AGCGGCGCAGACATCAACGCCAAAGACATGCTGAAGATGACGGCGCTGCACTGGGCGGCGCAGCACGGGCACCACGGCGTGGCCGAGACGCTCATCAAGCACGGAGCCGACGTGCACTCGCTCAGCAAGTTCGACAAGACGCCGTTCGACATCGCTGTCGACATCCAGAACACCGacctgatgctgcagctgcag gaggGCATGCAGAACCAGGTGAACATGAACCAGGTGAGTATGAATGTGGAGACGAGCTCCACCACCAACCAACAGCAGTTCATCATCCAGGGGATACCTTCCTTACAGGGGGGCGTGGTCAACCTGGCAGAGCTGCTCAACAAGGCCAATGCAG GAGATTCAGAGGAGGCGATGGCGGCCAGCGCTCTGGACTCGAACATCCAACACGCCACGGTGGTCAACGAGGGCGGTCAGAGGGTCATCACCATCGTCACGGACCAGCATGGCAACCTGCAGACCACTGGAGGGATGTCTCAGCCCTTCTTCGTGACCATGCAGCACGGACAACAGA TGCTGGCGGTGCCGGCCAACGCAGTGACGGAGGAGGTGGTGACGGAGGAGCCGCACCCCCCACCCAGCCggaagaggaagctggaggtaACCAACAACCACAACGACAGCGGAGAGACG gagtTATTGCAGAGGCAGCTGCTGGAGGCCAACAGGAAGGCGCAGGAATACCGACAGCAGCTGATGCATAAAGAGCAGGAGGCCGAGGAGTACCGCATCAAACTGGAGGCCATGTCCCAGAGTCAGGCCAACCGGATCGGTGTCAACACCGTCACCCTGACCGCTGACGGCGCCGCCAACGCTGCGGCCAGCCcggaggaggtggtgggaggagatgaagacgaagaggagggagctgccagcatggtggaggaggagggcgagatGGTTGTGCTGCCGGATGGAGGCATCATcatggagggggaggagggtcaGGTGACGCTTGTGGAGGCAGGGGGTGAAACAACGGAGGTCAGCTCCTAA
- the gabpb2a gene encoding GA-binding protein subunit beta-2a isoform X2 produces MSLVDLGKRLLEAARKGQDDEVRNLMANGAPFTTDWLGTSPLHLAAQHGHYSTADVLLRAGVSRDARTKVDRTPLHMAAAEGHTIIVELLVRSGADINAKDMLKMTALHWAAQHGHHGVAETLIKHGADVHSLSKFDKTPFDIAVDIQNTDLMLQLQEGMQNQVNMNQVSMNVETSSTTNQQQFIIQGIPSLQGGVVNLAELLNKANAGMTSLTLIRTRTDTHTLTPGRDVAVSGDSEEAMAASALDSNIQHATVVNEGGQRVITIVTDQHGNLQTTGGMSQPFFVTMQHGQQMLAVPANAVTEEVVTEEPHPPPSRKRKLEVTNNHNDSGETELLQRQLLEANRKAQEYRQQLMHKEQEAEEYRIKLEAMSQSQANRIGVNTVTLTADGAANAAASPEEVVGGDEDEEEGAASMVEEEGEMVVLPDGGIIMEGEEGQVTLVEAGGETTEVSS; encoded by the exons ATGTCGTTGGTGGACCTCGGAAAGCGTCTGCTGGAGGCGGCTCGTAAAGGGCAGGACGATGAGGTCAGAAACCTGATGGCCAACGGAGCGCCGTTCACCACCGACTGG TTAGGGACGTCCCCCCTCCACCTGGCCGCTCAGCACGGTCATTACTCCACTGCCGACGTCCTGCTCAGGGCCGGCGTCAGCAGGGACGCCCGCACCAAGGTGGACCGGACGCCGCTGCACATGGCCGCCGCAGAGGGACACACCATCATCGTGGAGCTGCTGGTCCGA AGCGGCGCAGACATCAACGCCAAAGACATGCTGAAGATGACGGCGCTGCACTGGGCGGCGCAGCACGGGCACCACGGCGTGGCCGAGACGCTCATCAAGCACGGAGCCGACGTGCACTCGCTCAGCAAGTTCGACAAGACGCCGTTCGACATCGCTGTCGACATCCAGAACACCGacctgatgctgcagctgcag gaggGCATGCAGAACCAGGTGAACATGAACCAGGTGAGTATGAATGTGGAGACGAGCTCCACCACCAACCAACAGCAGTTCATCATCCAGGGGATACCTTCCTTACAGGGGGGCGTGGTCAACCTGGCAGAGCTGCTCAACAAGGCCAATGCAGGTATGACATCACTCACACTcatacgcacacgcacagacacacacacactcacacccggACGTGATGTTGCTGTTTCAGGAGATTCAGAGGAGGCGATGGCGGCCAGCGCTCTGGACTCGAACATCCAACACGCCACGGTGGTCAACGAGGGCGGTCAGAGGGTCATCACCATCGTCACGGACCAGCATGGCAACCTGCAGACCACTGGAGGGATGTCTCAGCCCTTCTTCGTGACCATGCAGCACGGACAACAGA TGCTGGCGGTGCCGGCCAACGCAGTGACGGAGGAGGTGGTGACGGAGGAGCCGCACCCCCCACCCAGCCggaagaggaagctggaggtaACCAACAACCACAACGACAGCGGAGAGACG gagtTATTGCAGAGGCAGCTGCTGGAGGCCAACAGGAAGGCGCAGGAATACCGACAGCAGCTGATGCATAAAGAGCAGGAGGCCGAGGAGTACCGCATCAAACTGGAGGCCATGTCCCAGAGTCAGGCCAACCGGATCGGTGTCAACACCGTCACCCTGACCGCTGACGGCGCCGCCAACGCTGCGGCCAGCCcggaggaggtggtgggaggagatgaagacgaagaggagggagctgccagcatggtggaggaggagggcgagatGGTTGTGCTGCCGGATGGAGGCATCATcatggagggggaggagggtcaGGTGACGCTTGTGGAGGCAGGGGGTGAAACAACGGAGGTCAGCTCCTAA